The Aeoliella mucimassa genome includes the window GTACCCAACGCGGCCGTGACTCCGAGCACCTGCTTGCCTGCGATTGTCTTGTTTTGCTCGGTGGCAAACGCGACGCGCTGGCGGTTGTTGATGGTCATCGGATACGCATGCATGTTGAAAAAAATGATCTGGAACTGGTGGATCTCGTCGAGTGATTTCAGGCTTTCGCCAACCTGCTGTTTGGCAGCTTGCAGAGGGGGGCCTTCCATACTGGCCGAACGGTCGACCAGGTAGACGAACTTGGTGCCGGTGCCGGTGACACCGAAGAACGGCACCGCCGCTTTGTCGCCGATGTCGCCATGAACGCCGCCGGTGGTGCCGCCGGCTTCGGCCGCCGCGGTGGAGCTTCCGCCCGACTCCTGAATGGTGCCAACCGCATCCGGCAGTTCCGGCAGCGACTCCGCCGAATTGCTATTGGCAGTCATCTCGGGCAGGGCTTCGACCGGATCGCTCGGCGTGGGGTTCGAGCTATTGTTCGTGGAATTCTGGTCGGCCAGGTTATCGTCCTCGCCTTCGAATTTCACTCCATCGGCGGTGGAGCGTTTGAGCACGATGCCGATGTCTCGCGAGGTGACCTCGGCCGAGCCCTGCGGCATGCGGCTAATCCAGAACAGCAGCAGCGTAATCAGGGCGGTATGGATCAACGTGGAAATAATCCACGAGGGGATCATGGCTCGCTTTTCGGCGGTGTCGAGATACATGGGCGAGAAGAAAAGGGTAAAGTCGATAGGCAAGGTCGGCAAACGCCCGGTCCGCTGGGATTCTAGAATCGCTCACCAGCAGGGTCAACGCAAGTTCGCTGCTTGCAAGGCTGCCATCGGTGCGATGTTTTTCGTATAATCACGGTTTTCCCCGCCCACTTTCCCCATTCCCCCTGAGCATATGTCGCTTTCCGTCATCCATTACCCGCATCCGACGCTTCGTCACAAGTCCCTGCCGCTCAAGCGAGTCGACAAGCAGCTCAAGGCCTGGGTGGAGGAGATGTTCGACCTGATGTACGAGCACGAAGGGGTGGGGCTGGCTGCCAATCAGGTGGATCTGCCGTACCGGCTGTTCGTGATGAACCCGACCGGCGACAGCCAGCAGCGGGACCAGGAACAGGTGGTGATCAACCCGGTGATCTCGAAGGCCAAGGGACAGCAAAAGGGGAACGAAGGCTGCCTGAGCCTGCCAGGCGTGCACGCCGACGTGGTGCGTAGCAACGCGATTCATCTGGAAGCGTACGACCTGTCGGGCAACCTGATTGTGGCCGACCTCGACGGCTTCGCCTCGCGGGTGGTGCAGCACGAAACCGACCACCTCGACGGCATCCTGTTCATCGACCGCCTGAGTGATGGCGAACTAGCCGACGTGCGACACCTGGTGCATGAATTCGAGATCGACTTCCAAAGCCGCCTGAACACTGGCGAAGCCCCCACCGAAGAACAAGTCGCCGAGCTGTGGAGCGAGCTGGAAAAGGCCCGGACTTAGGCGAAAGGGGGGAACACTAGGTCGTGTTGACATTTATGTAGCGTAGATTTTGTCGAAATGGTATCACGGTGTCGTCCCCTACCTGCTCATGGAGGAGCGAATAGATGCGACGGCACGAACTGACAGACGAACAATGGTTGAAGATTCGAGGCCATTTGCCTGGCAAATCCGGCGATCCCGGTCGAACCGCGGCGAGCAATCGTCGGTTCGTGAACGCGGTGTTGTGGATCGCCCGCACAGGCGCGCCGTGGCGCGATCTTCCCACTCGCTTTGGCCCTTGGAATTCGGTATTTCAGCGTTTCAATCGATGGTGCAAGCGTGGCGTCTGGCGGCAAGTCTTGGAGACTCTGGGCGAAGAGCCCGACTTGGAGCACTTGCTACTCGACTCGACAACGGTCCGAGCCCATCAACACGCAGCGGGCGTAAAAGGGGGCTCGGTGGCGAAGCCATGGGCCGCTCGCGCGGAGGTTGGGGAACGAAAGTCCACGCCGCGGTAACGGGCGATGGCCGCCCGGTTCGTCTGACTTTGACGGGTGGCAACCGACACGACATGCACCAAGCAGAAACGCTGCTGGAAGGACTAACTCCCGAATACGTCGTCGCCGACAAAGGGTATGATTGCCATTGGTTTCGCGATCAGATTCGTCGCCAAGGCGCGAAGCCGGTGATTCCGACTCGCCGTGGGTTTCGACAGAAAAGGTACGATCGCACACGCTATAAACTCCGAAA containing:
- the def gene encoding peptide deformylase; amino-acid sequence: MSLSVIHYPHPTLRHKSLPLKRVDKQLKAWVEEMFDLMYEHEGVGLAANQVDLPYRLFVMNPTGDSQQRDQEQVVINPVISKAKGQQKGNEGCLSLPGVHADVVRSNAIHLEAYDLSGNLIVADLDGFASRVVQHETDHLDGILFIDRLSDGELADVRHLVHEFEIDFQSRLNTGEAPTEEQVAELWSELEKART
- a CDS encoding vWA domain-containing protein; its protein translation is MYLDTAEKRAMIPSWIISTLIHTALITLLLFWISRMPQGSAEVTSRDIGIVLKRSTADGVKFEGEDDNLADQNSTNNSSNPTPSDPVEALPEMTANSNSAESLPELPDAVGTIQESGGSSTAAAEAGGTTGGVHGDIGDKAAVPFFGVTGTGTKFVYLVDRSASMEGPPLQAAKQQVGESLKSLDEIHQFQIIFFNMHAYPMTINNRQRVAFATEQNKTIAGKQVLGVTAALGTDRINALKEALRLGPDVIFFLTDADGPMSAGELDEVARINQRYNAMICAVEFGVGPDPRRNNFLRELANRTGGQYCYVNTNSLRSSP